Proteins from one Aureimonas sp. SA4125 genomic window:
- a CDS encoding polyprenyl synthetase family protein → MSVASPVRETSSKASVEAIVALTAPAMGEVNAMIMAMAGSNVALIPEIAEHLISSGGKRLRPMLTIASALAHGYSGSDHVTLAASVEFMHTATLLHDDVVDESDLRRGKQSARMIWGNQASVLVGDFLLGQAFKMMVDVGSLPALRVLSTASVVIAEGEVWQLSAAKHMTTTEADYLKVVEAKTAALFAAATEVGPIIADAGPEARAQMRAYGLNLGLAFQLVDDVLDYRGTAEALGKNTGDDFREGKITLPIILANHRGTEAEKAFWRSALEGGENDEAALAEAKRLLERHGALEATVARARAFGDKAFTAASTLPASQGRKALLDVVAFCIDRVN, encoded by the coding sequence GTGAGTGTTGCCAGTCCCGTCCGGGAGACTTCCTCGAAGGCGTCGGTCGAAGCCATCGTCGCACTGACGGCGCCCGCCATGGGCGAAGTCAATGCGATGATCATGGCGATGGCCGGATCGAACGTGGCGCTGATCCCGGAGATCGCCGAGCACCTCATCTCCTCGGGTGGCAAACGTCTGAGGCCGATGCTCACGATCGCCTCGGCGCTGGCCCACGGCTATTCGGGCAGCGACCATGTGACCCTCGCCGCCAGCGTCGAATTCATGCACACCGCCACGCTCCTCCACGACGACGTCGTCGACGAGAGCGATCTGAGGCGCGGCAAGCAGTCGGCCCGGATGATCTGGGGCAACCAGGCGAGCGTCCTCGTCGGCGATTTCCTGCTCGGCCAGGCCTTCAAGATGATGGTCGACGTCGGGTCGCTCCCGGCCCTGCGGGTGCTGTCGACGGCATCGGTCGTCATCGCCGAGGGCGAGGTCTGGCAGCTTTCGGCGGCCAAGCACATGACGACGACCGAGGCGGACTATCTCAAGGTGGTCGAGGCGAAGACCGCCGCGCTCTTCGCCGCGGCGACGGAGGTCGGGCCGATCATCGCCGACGCCGGACCAGAGGCGCGGGCACAGATGCGCGCCTATGGCCTCAATCTCGGCCTCGCCTTCCAGCTCGTCGACGACGTCCTCGACTATCGTGGAACCGCCGAGGCGCTCGGCAAGAACACCGGCGATGATTTTCGCGAGGGCAAGATCACTCTCCCGATCATCCTGGCGAACCATCGCGGCACCGAGGCCGAGAAAGCCTTCTGGCGCTCGGCGCTCGAGGGCGGCGAGAACGACGAGGCGGCGCTTGCCGAGGCCAAGCGCCTTCTCGAGCGGCATGGTGCGCTGGAGGCGACGGTCGCCAGGGCGCGCGCCTTCGGCGACAAGGCCTTCACGGCGGCAAGCACCCTTCCCGCCTCGCAGGGCCGCAAGGCGCTTCTCGACGTCGTCGCCTTCTGCATCGACAGGGTGAACTGA
- a CDS encoding neutral zinc metallopeptidase, protein MRWTGRRQSNNIEDRRGGGGGLGGGGMRVPIRAGRGGGMGLIGLVIVGAVLWFGFGVNPMFLFGMDGGSQTQQTQTANGPGVQGTSDSTDDFVATVLADTEDVWTKRFADAGQQYPAPTLVLFNNSIASACGNASSASGPFYCPSDQKLYIDLSFFRQLKEQLNAGGDFAQAYVVAHEVGHHIQNITGVLPAFDQARRGVSESEANAMSVRIELQADCYAGIWAHDTQAAGYVEPGDIDEALNAAQQIGDDTLQKQSQGYVVPDSFNHGTAAQRQTWFRRGYEEGNVAACDTSKGQI, encoded by the coding sequence ATGCGTTGGACAGGTCGGCGGCAGAGCAACAATATCGAGGATCGCCGCGGCGGTGGTGGCGGGCTTGGCGGCGGCGGCATGCGTGTCCCCATCCGGGCGGGACGCGGCGGCGGCATGGGTCTTATCGGCCTCGTCATCGTCGGCGCGGTCCTTTGGTTCGGCTTCGGCGTCAACCCGATGTTTCTCTTCGGCATGGATGGCGGCAGCCAGACCCAGCAGACGCAGACCGCGAACGGCCCGGGCGTGCAGGGAACCTCCGACTCGACCGACGATTTCGTCGCGACCGTTTTGGCCGACACCGAGGACGTCTGGACAAAGCGCTTCGCCGATGCCGGCCAGCAGTATCCGGCGCCGACGCTGGTCCTGTTCAACAATTCGATTGCCTCGGCCTGCGGCAATGCCAGTTCCGCGAGCGGTCCCTTCTACTGCCCCTCCGACCAGAAGCTCTACATCGACCTGTCGTTCTTCCGGCAGCTGAAGGAACAGTTGAATGCCGGCGGCGATTTCGCACAGGCCTATGTCGTGGCGCACGAGGTCGGCCACCACATCCAGAACATCACCGGTGTCCTGCCGGCCTTCGATCAGGCGCGTCGCGGCGTCAGCGAGAGCGAGGCGAACGCCATGTCGGTGCGCATCGAACTCCAGGCCGACTGCTATGCCGGCATCTGGGCGCACGACACGCAGGCTGCCGGCTATGTCGAGCCGGGCGACATTGACGAGGCCCTGAACGCTGCCCAGCAGATCGGCGACGACACGCTGCAGAAGCAGAGCCAGGGCTATGTCGTCCCGGACAGCTTCAACCACGGCACCGCCGCGCAGCGCCAGACCTGGTTCAGACGCGGCTACGAAGAAGGCAATGTCGCCGCCTGCGATACGTCGAAAGGCCAGATCTGA
- a CDS encoding DUF559 domain-containing protein, which produces MAHKPMTRRQRAETSARRRVEAEGTAEEAVVWQGLRLLPDEGRHFLRQQTLGPYLTDFVSHRLRLIVEIDGDQHGFADKRRKDSVRDAWLAGEGYRVLRFWNREVRADPAAVLDSISRVVEERRTLPPADPQRLSPPVQGKPRPRPG; this is translated from the coding sequence ATGGCCCACAAGCCGATGACACGACGCCAGCGCGCTGAAACCTCAGCGCGCCGGCGGGTAGAGGCCGAAGGCACAGCGGAGGAGGCCGTTGTCTGGCAGGGCCTGCGACTTCTCCCCGACGAGGGGCGGCATTTCCTACGGCAGCAGACCCTCGGCCCCTATCTCACAGACTTCGTCTCGCACCGGCTGCGCCTCATCGTCGAAATCGACGGCGACCAGCATGGTTTTGCCGACAAGCGCCGGAAAGACTCCGTGCGCGATGCTTGGCTTGCCGGCGAGGGCTACAGGGTCCTGCGGTTCTGGAACCGAGAGGTCCGCGCCGATCCCGCCGCGGTTCTTGACAGCATCAGTCGCGTGGTCGAAGAGCGGCGGACATTGCCGCCAGCCGATCCGCAGCGTCTCTCTCCACCTGTCCAGGGCAAGCCGCGCCCGCGTCCGGGGTGA
- the glyS gene encoding glycine--tRNA ligase subunit beta, whose product MPDLLIELRSEEIPARMQRKAAGDLKKLVTDGLVAAGLTYEGAREYWTPRRLALDIRGVDARSKDQVEDRKGPRTDAPAKAIEGFLKGAGLSSIEEAHVHSDPKKGDFYVAHLRKPGQAAEDIVAELMPKIIREFPWPKSMRWGKASREPGSLRWVRPLQSILCTFGPETSEPVVVDFEVGGIRSGNLTYGHRFHAPDAIKVRRFDDYVTSLERAFVVLDADRRKDIIRTDAEHLAFAQGLEVVPDEALLEEVSGLVEWPVTLMGTFEEAFLAIPPEVVRLTIKTNQKCFVTRAPGAAGLSNRFVLVANIEASDGGAEIARGNGKVVRARLSDALYFWQTDQADLPDLAGLQASADKLGLDLSKPLDQRMAKLDALGVTFHAKLGTQGARVQRIAALAETIAPMVGADPALAKRAALLAKADLTSEAVGEFPELQGLMGRYYAALQGEHPSVQAAIEEHYRPQGPGDAVPTDPVAITVALADKLDTLVGFWAIDEKPTGSKDPYALRRAALGVIRIVLERGLELPLHRVGADADLIGFFHDRLKGQLRDQGARHDLVDAVLSSAQDGNASISPLEGEMPGKAEGGGGAPVSSAMLDAKTPPSGLPTISPSRGEIGQSDGLNDDLFDITRRVEALGSFLATEDGTNLLAGTRRAANILAAEEKKGTRIADTVDLALLAEPEEKLLAGAIDRAEMELAAALRAEHYGQAMAALATLRIPVDAFFEKVLVNAEDAAVRANRLALLARIRAATRQVADFSKIAG is encoded by the coding sequence ATGCCCGACCTTCTGATCGAACTTCGCTCCGAGGAGATCCCCGCCCGCATGCAGCGCAAGGCGGCAGGCGACCTGAAGAAGCTCGTCACCGACGGCCTTGTGGCGGCCGGACTCACCTATGAGGGCGCGCGAGAATACTGGACGCCGCGCCGTCTCGCGCTCGACATCCGCGGCGTCGATGCCCGTTCGAAGGACCAGGTCGAGGACCGCAAGGGACCGCGCACCGACGCGCCGGCGAAAGCCATCGAAGGGTTCCTGAAGGGCGCGGGCCTCTCTTCGATCGAGGAGGCCCATGTCCATTCCGACCCGAAGAAGGGCGATTTCTACGTCGCGCATTTGCGCAAGCCCGGGCAGGCGGCCGAGGACATCGTCGCCGAACTGATGCCGAAAATCATCCGCGAGTTTCCCTGGCCGAAATCCATGCGCTGGGGCAAGGCCTCGCGCGAGCCGGGATCCCTTCGCTGGGTGCGCCCGCTGCAGTCGATCCTCTGCACTTTCGGACCGGAGACGTCCGAGCCCGTCGTCGTCGATTTCGAGGTCGGCGGCATCCGCTCGGGCAACCTCACCTACGGCCACCGATTCCATGCCCCGGACGCCATCAAGGTCCGGCGCTTCGACGACTATGTCACGAGCCTCGAGCGCGCTTTCGTCGTCCTCGACGCCGATCGCCGCAAGGACATCATCCGCACCGATGCCGAGCACCTCGCCTTCGCGCAGGGGCTGGAAGTGGTTCCCGACGAGGCCCTGCTGGAGGAGGTCTCCGGCCTCGTCGAATGGCCGGTGACCCTGATGGGGACGTTCGAGGAAGCCTTTCTCGCCATCCCGCCGGAAGTCGTGCGCCTCACCATCAAGACCAACCAGAAATGCTTCGTCACCCGCGCGCCCGGCGCCGCCGGCCTGTCGAACAGGTTCGTGCTCGTGGCCAATATCGAGGCCTCCGACGGCGGCGCCGAGATCGCCCGCGGCAATGGCAAAGTGGTGCGCGCCCGCCTCTCCGACGCGCTGTATTTCTGGCAGACCGACCAGGCGGACCTGCCCGATCTCGCCGGCCTGCAGGCCTCCGCGGACAAGCTCGGCCTCGACCTGTCGAAGCCGCTCGACCAGCGCATGGCCAAGCTCGACGCCCTCGGCGTGACCTTCCACGCCAAGCTCGGCACGCAAGGCGCGCGCGTTCAGCGCATCGCCGCCTTGGCCGAGACGATCGCGCCGATGGTCGGCGCCGACCCGGCGCTGGCAAAGCGCGCCGCGCTGCTGGCCAAGGCCGACCTCACCAGCGAGGCCGTCGGCGAGTTTCCCGAATTGCAGGGCCTGATGGGCCGTTACTACGCGGCGCTGCAGGGCGAGCATCCCTCGGTGCAGGCCGCGATCGAGGAGCACTATCGCCCTCAGGGCCCGGGCGACGCCGTGCCGACCGATCCGGTGGCGATCACGGTGGCGCTTGCCGACAAGCTCGATACGCTGGTTGGCTTCTGGGCGATCGACGAGAAGCCGACCGGCTCGAAGGATCCCTACGCGCTGCGGCGGGCGGCCTTGGGCGTGATCCGGATCGTGCTGGAGCGGGGGCTCGAGCTGCCGCTTCACCGTGTTGGCGCTGATGCCGACCTCATCGGCTTCTTCCACGACCGCCTGAAGGGACAGCTCCGCGACCAGGGCGCGCGGCACGATCTTGTCGATGCGGTGCTGTCGAGCGCGCAGGACGGTAATGCATCGATCTCCCCCCTTGAGGGGGAGATGCCTGGCAAGGCAGAGGGGGGGGGTGGCGCTCCCGTCTCTTCCGCGATGCTCGATGCCAAGACACCCCCCTCTGGTCTGCCGACCATCTCCCCCTCAAGGGGGGAGATCGGCCAGTCTGATGGCCTCAACGACGACCTCTTCGACATCACTCGCCGCGTCGAAGCCCTCGGCAGCTTTCTGGCGACGGAAGATGGCACCAACCTCCTCGCCGGCACGCGCCGCGCCGCGAACATTCTCGCCGCCGAGGAGAAGAAGGGCACGCGCATCGCCGACACCGTCGACCTCGCGCTGCTCGCCGAGCCGGAGGAGAAGCTTCTGGCCGGCGCCATCGACCGCGCCGAGATGGAACTGGCGGCAGCGCTTCGGGCCGAGCACTACGGGCAGGCAATGGCTGCGCTCGCGACCTTGCGCATCCCGGTCGACGCCTTCTTCGAAAAGGTGCTGGTCAATGCCGAGGATGCGGCGGTGCGCGCCAACCGGCTGGCGCTGCTGGCCCGGATCCGCGCCGCGACCCGTCAGGTGGCCGATTTTTCCAAGATCGCCGGCTGA
- a CDS encoding S49 family peptidase, with translation MSFPLQKYLPKRFRSDAIVVPVVRLSGTIMASSGPLRQSLSLAGVAGVLDKAFAMKKAPAVAILVNSPGGSPVQSRLIHQRIRDLAAEKKKTVLVFVEDVAASGGYMIACAGDEIIADPSSIVGSIGVVSGGFGFVDMIHKLGIERRVHSTGENKARLDPFQPERPEDIAHLLALQAEVHATFIDLVKESRGTRLADDPDLFTGQFWSGKRGLTLGLVDSLGDLRSVLRERFGQKVKLVLIQSSRGLLGRRPATGIGMADPARLGAGAAEQLAVMAEDRLVWARYGL, from the coding sequence TTGTCATTCCCGCTGCAGAAATACCTTCCAAAACGCTTCCGTTCGGATGCGATCGTCGTTCCCGTCGTGCGGCTGAGCGGCACGATCATGGCGTCGTCTGGCCCGCTGCGGCAGAGCCTCTCGCTCGCCGGCGTCGCCGGGGTCCTGGACAAGGCCTTCGCGATGAAGAAGGCGCCGGCGGTGGCCATCCTCGTCAACTCGCCGGGCGGCTCGCCGGTGCAGTCGCGCCTGATCCACCAGCGCATCCGCGATCTCGCCGCCGAGAAGAAGAAGACCGTCCTCGTCTTCGTCGAGGATGTCGCGGCATCCGGCGGCTATATGATCGCCTGCGCCGGCGACGAGATCATCGCCGACCCCTCCTCGATCGTCGGCTCGATCGGCGTCGTTTCCGGCGGTTTCGGCTTCGTCGACATGATCCACAAGCTCGGCATCGAACGCCGCGTGCATTCGACCGGCGAGAACAAGGCGCGGCTGGATCCCTTCCAGCCGGAGCGGCCGGAGGACATCGCCCATCTCCTCGCCTTGCAGGCGGAGGTCCACGCGACCTTCATCGACCTCGTCAAGGAGAGCCGCGGGACGCGCCTTGCCGACGATCCCGATCTCTTCACCGGCCAGTTCTGGTCGGGCAAGCGCGGCCTGACGCTCGGCCTCGTCGACAGCCTCGGCGACCTGCGCTCGGTTCTCCGCGAGCGTTTTGGCCAGAAGGTCAAGCTGGTCCTCATCCAGTCGAGCCGCGGCCTGCTGGGGCGGCGGCCCGCGACCGGCATCGGCATGGCCGATCCCGCAAGGCTCGGCGCCGGCGCTGCCGAGCAACTCGCCGTCATGGCCGAGGACAGGCTCGTCTGGGCCCGCTACGGTCTTTGA
- a CDS encoding tetratricopeptide repeat protein has product MQTQRIFRLAFLLAMSSVAVMPVDAFAAGETATPPSVPPLIQSLSGAYLAAKSAQLDGDLKASTSYFSQALDIDPTSEMLQQEAMFAYLAAGRFTEGVELAAKLRDSSDSGKVARIALGIDMMRAGRFEPAIAEFDIVNPSDLDGLLLSHLSAWADAGDKKVDDALSRIAELDGAEWYPIFNNLQAGLIAGFAGRTDTARGFFANILADKANAQTSPDAYLAASEALARLESQAGKKEAALAALATGLDLAANYDPLTFLKAKIEKGETLTPAITDVREGAAETLYILGQAINRGEGQQVAMLYFQLARALAPKDPSLLTALAGIAERNKRLDDAIAYYRQIPEDSALRRSADLQIGLDLWYSEQKDEAKRHLRRAVAERPDDLQSYLALADVLSADKDYAEAAKALDRAVEIAVPAKQETWNLYYQRGIAHERLKQWDKAEPDFNRALALSPNQPQVLNYLGYSWVDMNRNLEKGLDMIKTAVELRPNDGYIIDSLGWAYYRLARYDDAVEQLERAVLINPVDPTINDHLGDAYWRVGRTREAEFQWSRALVGIPKPEAAEITKIEAKLKDGLPADDRKVEMDGEPTKAGAVGTASAGNDMPASPAAAPAVTPN; this is encoded by the coding sequence GTGCAGACCCAGCGAATTTTCCGATTGGCGTTTCTCCTGGCGATGTCCAGCGTCGCGGTCATGCCCGTCGATGCCTTCGCAGCTGGCGAGACTGCCACGCCGCCGTCGGTGCCGCCGTTGATCCAGTCCCTGTCGGGTGCCTATCTCGCCGCCAAGTCCGCGCAGCTCGACGGCGACCTGAAGGCCTCGACCAGCTATTTCAGCCAGGCGCTCGACATCGATCCGACCTCGGAAATGCTGCAGCAGGAGGCAATGTTCGCCTATCTGGCGGCGGGTCGTTTCACCGAGGGCGTCGAGCTTGCCGCCAAGCTTCGGGACTCGTCCGATTCCGGCAAGGTGGCGCGCATCGCGCTTGGGATCGACATGATGCGCGCGGGTCGCTTCGAGCCGGCGATCGCCGAATTCGATATCGTCAATCCGAGCGATCTCGACGGACTTCTGCTTTCGCATCTCTCCGCCTGGGCCGATGCGGGCGACAAGAAGGTCGACGACGCCCTGTCGCGGATCGCCGAGCTTGACGGGGCCGAATGGTACCCGATCTTCAACAACCTGCAGGCCGGCCTCATCGCCGGCTTTGCAGGCCGAACCGACACAGCGCGCGGTTTCTTCGCCAATATTCTCGCCGACAAGGCCAACGCCCAGACGTCGCCCGATGCCTATCTCGCTGCATCCGAGGCGCTCGCGCGCCTGGAATCGCAGGCCGGCAAGAAGGAGGCTGCCCTTGCAGCCCTGGCCACCGGCCTCGATCTCGCCGCCAACTACGATCCGCTGACCTTCCTGAAAGCGAAGATCGAAAAGGGCGAAACGCTGACGCCCGCGATCACGGACGTGCGCGAGGGCGCGGCGGAGACGCTCTACATCCTCGGCCAGGCGATCAACCGCGGCGAGGGGCAGCAGGTGGCCATGCTGTATTTCCAGCTGGCGCGGGCGCTCGCCCCCAAGGATCCGAGCCTTCTGACCGCGCTTGCCGGCATTGCCGAGCGCAACAAGCGGCTCGACGATGCCATCGCCTACTACCGGCAGATCCCCGAGGATTCCGCCCTCAGGCGCAGCGCCGACCTGCAGATCGGTCTCGATCTCTGGTATTCCGAGCAGAAGGACGAGGCCAAGCGCCACCTGCGCCGGGCCGTCGCCGAGCGCCCGGACGACCTGCAGTCCTACCTTGCGCTCGCGGACGTCCTGTCGGCGGACAAGGATTACGCCGAAGCTGCCAAGGCACTCGACCGGGCCGTCGAGATCGCCGTGCCCGCGAAGCAGGAGACCTGGAACCTCTACTATCAGCGTGGCATCGCGCATGAGCGGCTGAAGCAGTGGGACAAGGCCGAACCCGACTTCAACCGCGCGCTGGCGCTTTCGCCCAACCAGCCGCAGGTCCTCAACTATCTCGGCTATTCCTGGGTCGACATGAATCGGAACCTCGAAAAGGGTCTCGACATGATCAAGACGGCGGTCGAACTCCGGCCGAACGACGGCTACATCATCGACTCGCTCGGCTGGGCCTATTATCGCCTGGCGCGCTACGATGACGCCGTCGAGCAGCTGGAGCGGGCGGTTCTGATCAATCCCGTCGATCCGACGATCAACGACCATCTCGGCGACGCCTACTGGCGTGTCGGCCGCACCCGCGAGGCCGAATTCCAGTGGAGCCGTGCGCTGGTGGGCATCCCGAAGCCGGAGGCCGCCGAAATCACGAAGATCGAGGCGAAGCTGAAGGACGGACTGCCGGCCGACGACCGGAAGGTCGAGATGGACGGCGAGCCGACAAAGGCCGGGGCCGTCGGAACAGCCTCGGCCGGCAACGACATGCCGGCATCGCCGGCCGCCGCCCCGGCCGTCACCCCGAACTGA
- a CDS encoding methyltransferase: MDETDPSTGDPGHAPAVALGGEPGTPGAPDAMIEPWMTETSIDSFQGGRFHLAQPKGRGFRAGLDALLLAASLPAHRSGTALDLGSGAGAVAFAVAARCEVLHVTLVENDKVMAGFARHSLALAENAALAPRIGVVEANVLGRRAEREAAGLADGAFQTVMTNPPFHPAGGRASPDPLRHAARATTDADFLGRWIRSGAALLGKGGLFAMIARPDSLEEILVATDRRLGDIRILPVHSHAGMPAMRILVHARKGSRAPLSLLPGIVLHHSGGGLTDLGQGIGTGEATLDLGLR, from the coding sequence ATGGACGAGACGGACCCGTCGACGGGCGATCCGGGTCATGCTCCCGCTGTAGCGCTCGGCGGGGAGCCAGGTACGCCGGGGGCGCCCGACGCCATGATCGAGCCGTGGATGACGGAGACGTCGATCGACAGCTTCCAGGGGGGGCGGTTTCATCTGGCGCAGCCGAAGGGGCGGGGTTTTCGCGCCGGTCTCGATGCCCTTCTCCTCGCCGCAAGCCTACCCGCCCATCGCAGCGGTACTGCTCTGGATCTGGGATCGGGCGCCGGCGCCGTCGCATTCGCGGTTGCTGCCCGGTGCGAGGTGCTGCACGTGACCCTCGTCGAGAACGACAAAGTGATGGCCGGCTTTGCCCGCCACTCTCTGGCGCTCGCCGAGAACGCGGCCCTGGCGCCGAGGATCGGCGTCGTCGAGGCAAACGTTCTCGGACGGCGCGCCGAGCGGGAGGCGGCTGGCCTTGCCGATGGCGCCTTTCAGACCGTCATGACCAATCCGCCGTTTCACCCTGCCGGCGGCAGGGCCTCTCCCGACCCGCTGCGCCATGCGGCGCGGGCGACGACCGACGCGGATTTCCTCGGCCGCTGGATCCGGTCCGGCGCCGCGCTTCTGGGCAAAGGCGGCCTCTTTGCGATGATCGCCCGGCCGGACAGTCTGGAGGAGATCCTCGTCGCGACGGACCGGCGGCTCGGCGATATCCGGATACTGCCCGTCCATTCCCATGCCGGAATGCCGGCAATGCGCATTCTCGTCCATGCCCGCAAGGGCTCGCGGGCGCCGCTGTCGCTGTTGCCGGGCATCGTGCTGCATCATTCCGGCGGCGGCCTCACAGATCTCGGCCAGGGCATCGGCACGGGCGAAGCGACGCTCGATCTCGGCCTGCGCTGA
- a CDS encoding DUF2007 domain-containing protein — protein MIELMRSNDAVLISFVDSLLKDADIVHFVADAHMSILDGSIGVLPRRIMVDAERLDQARRLLRDAELGHELSR, from the coding sequence ATGATCGAACTGATGCGCTCGAATGACGCGGTGTTGATCTCCTTCGTCGACTCCCTCTTGAAGGACGCGGACATCGTCCACTTTGTCGCGGATGCGCATATGAGCATTCTCGACGGCTCGATCGGCGTCCTGCCGCGCCGGATCATGGTCGACGCCGAGCGGCTCGACCAGGCGCGGCGCCTTCTGCGCGACGCCGAGCTCGGCCACGAACTGTCGCGCTAG
- a CDS encoding glycine--tRNA ligase subunit alpha — translation MSDLPPHMRPERSFQALILTLHRYWADYGCIILQPYDMEVGAGTFHPGTTLRALGPKPWNAAYAQPSRRPKDGRYGENPNRLQHYYQYQVILKPNPPNLQELYLGSLKAIGIDTALHDIRFVEDDWESPTLGAWGLGWECWCDGMEVSQFTYFQQICGIECAPVAGELTYGLERLAMYVQNVDSIYDLNFNGREGEEKVTYGDVFLQAEQEYSRYNFEHADAVVLLRHFDEAEAECRALLAAGAAKPDAREGRHLMAQPAYDQAIKASHVFNLLDARGVISVTERQSYIFRVRTLAKACGEAFLVTEGGGFNYRMAPVQAA, via the coding sequence ATGTCCGATCTGCCGCCGCATATGCGCCCGGAGCGCTCCTTCCAGGCACTGATCCTGACATTGCACCGCTACTGGGCCGATTATGGCTGCATCATCCTGCAGCCCTACGACATGGAGGTCGGCGCCGGCACCTTCCATCCCGGCACGACGCTGCGCGCGCTCGGGCCAAAGCCCTGGAACGCCGCCTATGCCCAGCCCTCGCGCCGCCCCAAGGACGGGCGCTATGGCGAGAACCCGAACCGCCTGCAGCACTACTACCAGTACCAGGTGATCCTGAAGCCGAACCCGCCCAATCTGCAGGAACTCTATCTCGGCTCGCTGAAGGCGATCGGCATCGACACCGCGCTGCACGACATCCGCTTCGTCGAGGACGACTGGGAAAGCCCGACGCTCGGCGCCTGGGGCCTGGGCTGGGAGTGCTGGTGCGACGGCATGGAAGTCTCGCAGTTCACCTATTTCCAGCAGATCTGCGGCATCGAATGCGCCCCGGTCGCGGGCGAGCTGACCTACGGCCTCGAGCGCCTGGCAATGTATGTCCAGAACGTCGATTCCATCTACGACCTCAATTTCAACGGCCGCGAGGGCGAGGAGAAGGTCACCTATGGCGACGTCTTCCTGCAGGCCGAGCAGGAATATTCCCGCTATAATTTCGAGCATGCAGACGCGGTCGTGCTGCTGCGCCATTTCGACGAGGCCGAGGCCGAATGCCGGGCGCTGCTCGCCGCCGGCGCGGCCAAGCCCGACGCGAGAGAGGGGCGTCACCTGATGGCGCAGCCTGCCTACGACCAGGCGATCAAGGCGAGCCACGTCTTCAACCTGCTCGACGCGCGCGGCGTCATCTCGGTCACCGAGCGCCAGAGCTACATATTTCGCGTGAGGACGTTGGCCAAGGCCTGCGGCGAGGCGTTCCTCGTCACGGAAGGCGGCGGCTTCAATTACCGCATGGCGCCCGTGCAGGCGGCCTGA